In Ectothiorhodosinus mongolicus, one DNA window encodes the following:
- the rpsH gene encoding 30S ribosomal protein S8, with protein sequence MSMTDPVADMLTRIRNGQHAAKTEVSLPASKLKLAIANVLKDEGYVGDIQVSEADKKAVMTIKLKYFQGSPVIEKLKRISRPGLRIYRSKDELPSVIGGLGVAVVSTSKGVMTDRQARAQGQGGEVLCIVS encoded by the coding sequence ATGAGCATGACTGATCCCGTCGCTGACATGCTGACCCGTATTCGCAATGGTCAGCACGCTGCAAAAACAGAAGTAAGCCTGCCAGCCTCCAAGCTGAAGTTGGCTATCGCCAATGTGCTGAAGGACGAGGGCTACGTTGGTGACATACAAGTGTCAGAAGCCGATAAGAAGGCGGTGATGACCATTAAGTTGAAGTATTTTCAGGGTAGTCCGGTGATTGAGAAGCTGAAGCGTATCAGCCGTCCCGGACTGCGCATTTATCGCAGTAAAGACGAACTCCCCTCCGTGATTGGCGGTCTGGGCGTGGCGGTGGTTTCCACTTCGAAAGGAGTGATGACTGATCGACAAGCACGGGCTCAGGGTCAGGGCGGTGAAGTTCTTTGCATCGTTTCCTAA
- the rplF gene encoding 50S ribosomal protein L6: MSRVAKNPINLPKGVEINVGAESILVKGPKGAMELRAHADVEVAQEGGVLQLRPAAGDESRYAITGTYRALINNMVQGVSAGFERKLELVGVGYRAQAQGNKLNLTLGFSHPVEYPVPEGITIETPSQTEILVKGIDKQKVGQVAAEIRSYRPPEPYKGKGVRYANEQIIRKEAKKK, translated from the coding sequence ATGTCACGAGTTGCGAAAAACCCAATCAACCTGCCCAAGGGCGTTGAGATCAATGTCGGCGCCGAAAGTATCTTGGTGAAAGGTCCCAAGGGCGCTATGGAATTGCGTGCCCACGCAGATGTTGAAGTTGCTCAGGAAGGTGGTGTGCTGCAGTTGCGCCCTGCCGCTGGCGACGAGTCTCGCTACGCGATTACCGGCACCTACCGCGCCTTGATCAACAATATGGTGCAGGGTGTTAGCGCCGGCTTCGAGCGTAAGCTCGAGCTAGTGGGCGTGGGTTACCGGGCTCAGGCTCAAGGTAATAAGCTCAATTTAACGCTGGGTTTCTCCCATCCTGTGGAATATCCAGTGCCCGAGGGCATTACGATTGAAACCCCCAGCCAGACTGAAATTCTGGTTAAGGGTATCGATAAGCAGAAGGTAGGGCAGGTAGCTGCAGAGATTCGCAGTTATCGTCCGCCGGAGCCCTATAAGGGCAAAGGTGTCCGTTATGCGAATGAACAAATCATTCGCAAGGAAGCCAAGAAGAAATAA
- the rplR gene encoding 50S ribosomal protein L18, whose product MDKKPARLRRAARARHKIRELGAHRLCVHRTPRHVYAQIIAPSGSETVVAASTLETGMRGELKCTGNAAAAAAVGKLIAERAAAKGITRVAFDRSGFKYHGRVKALADAAREGGLQF is encoded by the coding sequence ATGGATAAGAAACCCGCTAGACTCCGCCGCGCGGCTCGCGCGCGCCATAAGATTCGTGAACTGGGCGCGCATCGGCTGTGTGTGCATCGCACACCCCGGCATGTGTACGCGCAGATTATCGCCCCCAGCGGATCGGAGACCGTCGTCGCCGCTTCGACTCTGGAAACAGGTATGCGCGGCGAGCTTAAGTGCACAGGCAATGCCGCTGCTGCGGCCGCTGTTGGCAAGTTGATTGCCGAGCGTGCAGCTGCAAAAGGGATCACCCGCGTCGCGTTTGATCGTTCTGGTTTTAAGTATCACGGCCGCGTTAAAGCGTTGGCTGATGCCGCCCGCGAAGGCGGACTGCAATTCTGA
- the rpsE gene encoding 30S ribosomal protein S5 — protein MATVSASSETDGLQEKLITVNRVAKVVKGGRQFRFTALTVVGDGNGKVGFGYGKAREVPLAIQKAMESARKNMQRVPLKDGTLHYPMTARHGAAKVFMQPASEGTGIIAGGAMRAVFEVAGVRNVLAKCIGSRNPGNMVRATLNGLVDQKDPQHIAAKRGKKVEEIVG, from the coding sequence ATGGCAACAGTGAGTGCGAGTAGCGAAACCGACGGGCTTCAGGAAAAGCTCATTACGGTCAATCGTGTGGCCAAAGTGGTCAAGGGCGGGCGTCAATTCCGTTTCACTGCGTTGACAGTGGTCGGTGACGGTAACGGTAAAGTGGGCTTTGGTTATGGCAAGGCGCGCGAAGTGCCCTTAGCGATTCAAAAGGCCATGGAATCGGCCCGTAAGAATATGCAGCGCGTGCCTCTGAAGGACGGTACATTGCACTATCCAATGACGGCTCGCCACGGTGCTGCCAAGGTATTCATGCAGCCGGCCTCAGAAGGTACGGGCATCATCGCCGGTGGCGCCATGCGCGCGGTTTTTGAAGTGGCGGGTGTGCGTAATGTGCTGGCTAAGTGCATTGGTTCACGCAACCCCGGCAATATGGTTCGCGCCACCTTGAACGGCCTCGTGGATCAGAAAGATCCGCAGCACATCGCTGCCAAGCGCGGTAAGAAAGTCGAAGAGATCGTGGGTTAA
- the rpmD gene encoding 50S ribosomal protein L30 has product MADNKQLKVTLVRSKHGRLKNHQDCLRGLGIRRIHRTVLVNDTPENRGMINKVSYLLKVEEA; this is encoded by the coding sequence ATGGCCGATAACAAACAACTGAAAGTCACCTTGGTGCGCAGTAAGCACGGGCGTCTGAAAAACCATCAGGATTGCCTGCGTGGCCTGGGTATCCGTCGTATCCATCGCACCGTATTGGTGAACGATACGCCGGAAAATCGCGGCATGATTAACAAGGTGTCCTATCTCCTGAAAGTGGAGGAGGCGTAA
- the rplO gene encoding 50S ribosomal protein L15 translates to MKLNELSPAPGSRPDAKRVGRGIGSGLGKTGGRGHKGQKSRSGGYHKVGFEGGQMPLQRRLPKVGFRSRTMKDNAEVRLHEIALIEGDVTLASLKAAGVVAATAKRAKVIASGKLEKAVTLKGIGVTPGARAAIEAAGGKVEG, encoded by the coding sequence ATGAAATTAAATGAACTCAGCCCAGCACCAGGCAGCCGCCCTGATGCCAAGCGCGTCGGCCGTGGCATTGGCTCGGGCCTCGGTAAGACCGGTGGTCGTGGTCACAAAGGTCAGAAATCTCGTTCTGGTGGGTACCACAAAGTGGGATTTGAAGGTGGCCAGATGCCTTTGCAGCGTCGCCTGCCAAAGGTGGGATTCCGCTCGCGTACCATGAAGGATAATGCCGAAGTACGTTTGCACGAGATTGCTTTGATCGAGGGCGACGTGACGTTAGCGTCACTGAAAGCTGCGGGTGTCGTGGCGGCAACTGCCAAACGCGCCAAAGTGATCGCCTCAGGTAAGCTGGAGAAGGCCGTGACCCTCAAAGGTATTGGCGTGACACCGGGTGCACGTGCGGCTATTGAAGCTGCCGGTGGCAAGGTCGAGGGCTAA
- the secY gene encoding preprotein translocase subunit SecY → MGGASLGGVGKFTELRQRLLFVVMALVVYRIGTFIPVPGIDPIALQQFYDAQSGTILDMFNMFSGGALERLSIFALGVMPYISAAIIMQLLAATVPALQQIKKEGESGRRKITQYTRYGTLVLALAQSVGISIALNQQTMGEATIALNPGLGFMFTAVVSLVTGTMFLMWLGEQVTERGIGNGISLIIFAGIVAGLPGAFGGTLELASTGELSPAFVFLLLTMGLGVIGFIVFIERGQRRITVNYAKRQVGRKVYGGQSSHLPLKLNMAGVIPPIFASSIILFPATLGTWFGQAEGVTWLRDLSTALGPGQPLYVMFYGAAIIFFCFFYTALVFNSRETAENLKKSGAFIPGIRPGLQTERYVDGVMTRLTAVGAIYITLVCLMPEFLILYWNVPFYFGGASLLIIVIVVMDFMAQLQAHLVSHQYEGLMKKANLKGFGNKPGMLR, encoded by the coding sequence ATGGGTGGTGCCTCTCTAGGCGGTGTCGGTAAGTTCACAGAACTCCGACAGCGCCTTTTGTTCGTGGTTATGGCGCTGGTGGTTTACCGTATCGGAACCTTTATTCCGGTGCCGGGTATCGATCCCATTGCGTTACAACAGTTTTATGACGCCCAGTCAGGCACCATTTTGGATATGTTTAACATGTTCTCTGGGGGTGCTTTAGAACGCCTGAGTATTTTTGCCTTAGGCGTGATGCCGTACATCTCGGCAGCCATTATTATGCAGTTGCTCGCCGCCACCGTCCCAGCTTTGCAACAGATTAAGAAAGAAGGCGAGTCCGGGCGGCGAAAGATCACTCAGTACACGCGCTATGGGACGCTGGTATTGGCTTTGGCGCAAAGTGTTGGTATCAGCATTGCGCTTAACCAGCAGACGATGGGTGAGGCCACTATCGCTTTGAACCCTGGTTTAGGCTTCATGTTCACCGCGGTGGTTTCACTGGTGACAGGCACCATGTTCTTGATGTGGTTGGGCGAGCAGGTGACCGAGCGGGGTATTGGTAATGGTATCTCCTTGATCATCTTCGCGGGTATTGTGGCGGGTTTGCCGGGTGCTTTTGGTGGCACTCTAGAGTTGGCCAGTACGGGCGAGTTGTCACCGGCTTTCGTCTTCTTGCTGTTGACCATGGGTTTGGGCGTGATCGGATTTATCGTCTTTATTGAGCGCGGACAACGCCGTATCACGGTGAATTACGCCAAGCGCCAAGTGGGTCGCAAGGTGTATGGTGGTCAAAGCAGTCATTTGCCACTGAAGTTGAATATGGCTGGGGTGATTCCGCCTATTTTTGCGTCGAGTATTATTCTCTTCCCAGCCACTTTGGGGACTTGGTTCGGTCAGGCAGAGGGCGTGACTTGGTTGCGTGATTTGTCGACGGCTTTGGGGCCGGGGCAGCCTTTGTATGTGATGTTTTATGGCGCCGCGATCATCTTTTTCTGTTTTTTTTACACGGCATTGGTTTTTAACTCTCGCGAAACCGCCGAAAACCTGAAAAAATCTGGTGCCTTTATTCCCGGGATTCGTCCAGGTCTGCAGACTGAGCGCTATGTCGATGGCGTCATGACGCGTCTGACCGCAGTGGGTGCGATATACATCACGCTCGTCTGCTTGATGCCGGAATTTCTGATTTTGTATTGGAATGTGCCTTTCTACTTCGGTGGCGCCTCACTGCTGATTATTGTCATTGTCGTGATGGACTTTATGGCGCAGCTGCAGGCGCACCTCGTGTCGCATCAATACGAGGGGCTGATGAAGAAGGCCAATTTGAAAGGGTTTGGAAATAAGCCGGGCATGTTGCGTTAA
- the rpmJ gene encoding 50S ribosomal protein L36 — protein sequence MKVRASVKKLCRNCKVVRRNGVVRVICSDPRHKQRQG from the coding sequence ATGAAAGTTCGCGCATCCGTAAAAAAACTCTGCCGCAACTGCAAAGTGGTTCGGCGTAATGGCGTCGTTCGGGTGATCTGTTCAGATCCGCGTCACAAGCAGCGTCAGGGTTAA
- the rpsM gene encoding 30S ribosomal protein S13, with protein MARVAGVNIPDHKHAVIALQAIYGVGKTRAQLICGSAGIKQEQKIRDLTEEEIEKLRSEVAKFAVEGDLRRETSMNIKRLMDLGCYRGLRHRRGLPLRGQRTRTNARTRKGPRRPIRK; from the coding sequence ATGGCTCGTGTAGCAGGTGTCAATATTCCCGACCACAAGCATGCGGTCATTGCGTTGCAGGCCATTTATGGCGTGGGCAAGACGCGCGCGCAGCTCATCTGTGGCTCAGCAGGAATCAAACAAGAACAGAAGATCCGTGATCTCACGGAAGAAGAAATCGAGAAGCTGCGTTCGGAAGTGGCTAAGTTCGCCGTCGAGGGTGATCTGCGTCGCGAAACTTCCATGAACATTAAGCGCCTCATGGATCTCGGTTGCTATCGGGGTTTGCGCCATCGCCGCGGTTTGCCGCTGCGTGGCCAGCGCACCCGCACCAATGCACGCACCCGCAAGGGCCCGCGTCGTCCCATTCGCAAGTAA
- the rpsK gene encoding 30S ribosomal protein S11, giving the protein MAQASTRTKKKVKKSVSDGIAHIYASFNNTIVTITDRQGNTLSWATAGGSGFRGSRKSTPFAAQVAAERAGTAAQDYGLKNLEVLVKGPGPGRESAVRALNNVGYKITNISDITPIPHNGCRPPKKRRV; this is encoded by the coding sequence ATGGCACAAGCCTCCACCCGGACCAAGAAAAAGGTCAAGAAGTCGGTTTCCGATGGTATTGCGCACATTTATGCGTCATTCAATAACACCATCGTCACCATCACTGATCGTCAGGGGAATACACTCTCTTGGGCGACAGCGGGTGGCTCAGGCTTCCGTGGTTCACGTAAAAGCACCCCGTTTGCCGCTCAGGTTGCAGCCGAGCGTGCCGGGACCGCTGCCCAAGATTACGGCTTAAAAAACCTTGAGGTGTTGGTCAAGGGTCCTGGTCCAGGGCGTGAGTCTGCGGTGCGTGCGCTGAACAATGTGGGTTACAAAATCACCAATATCAGCGATATCACACCCATTCCGCATAATGGCTGCCGTCCGCCTAAAAAGCGCCGCGTGTAG
- the rpsD gene encoding 30S ribosomal protein S4, which yields MARYIGPKCKLSRREGTDLSLKSRARALDTKCKLDKAPGQHGDRRTRLSDYGVQLREKQKLRRIYGVLEKQFRNYYKTASRLKGSTGDNLLKLLECRLDNVVYRMGFATTRAEARQLVSHKAILVNGSAVNIPSYQVKATDTVTIREKSRKQVRIQDALALSEQFGFPEWVEVDAKKMEGIFKSIPERSDLPADINESLVVELYSK from the coding sequence ATGGCCCGTTATATTGGACCCAAGTGCAAACTCAGCCGCCGCGAAGGCACCGACCTCTCGCTTAAAAGCCGCGCGCGTGCACTGGATACGAAGTGCAAACTGGACAAAGCTCCCGGCCAGCATGGGGATCGGCGCACTCGCCTCTCCGACTATGGTGTGCAGCTGCGTGAAAAGCAGAAGCTGCGTCGTATTTATGGTGTGCTCGAAAAACAGTTTCGCAACTATTACAAAACTGCGAGTCGTCTCAAGGGCTCTACGGGTGATAACCTGTTAAAGCTCTTGGAATGCCGCTTGGATAACGTGGTCTACCGTATGGGCTTTGCCACGACCCGCGCTGAGGCGCGTCAGTTGGTGAGCCATAAGGCTATCTTGGTGAATGGCAGTGCGGTGAATATCCCGTCATATCAGGTCAAAGCCACCGATACCGTGACGATTCGCGAAAAATCCCGCAAGCAGGTGCGTATTCAAGACGCACTCGCCTTGTCTGAACAATTTGGATTCCCGGAGTGGGTGGAAGTTGACGCTAAGAAGATGGAAGGCATCTTCAAAAGCATCCCAGAGCGAAGTGATCTGCCAGCCGACATCAATGAGTCGCTGGTGGTCGAGCTCTACTCCAAGTAA
- a CDS encoding DNA-directed RNA polymerase subunit alpha, with translation MQAKVNELLTPRHIEVQAESAKLSRVVLEPLERGFGHTLGNALRRILLSSIPGAAILEAEIEGVLHEYTAIEGVQEDVVDILLNLKSVALRMHNRDDATLTLRKKGPGVVTAGDIALDHDVEIVNPDHVIAHLTKNGELNMRLMVGRGRGYQPVSARRGPEDDTAKTGRLYLDASFSPVRRVAYRVESARVEQRTDMDRLIIELETNGTVTPDDAIREAASVLQSQLMAFVELRSDEVVPRETRSMEVDPILVRPVDDLELTVRSANCLKAENIYYIGDLIQRTEVELLKTPNLGKKSLTEIKDVLASHGLSMGMRLENWPPPGLKEHDKKNVG, from the coding sequence ATGCAGGCCAAAGTCAATGAATTGCTTACGCCTCGTCATATCGAGGTTCAGGCGGAAAGTGCCAAACTCTCGCGCGTGGTTCTTGAGCCGCTGGAGCGCGGTTTCGGCCATACGCTGGGTAATGCCCTGCGGCGTATTCTTTTGTCTTCTATTCCTGGCGCCGCGATTCTTGAAGCGGAAATCGAAGGCGTGCTGCATGAGTACACCGCCATCGAAGGTGTTCAAGAAGACGTCGTCGATATTTTGCTCAACCTGAAAAGCGTCGCTCTGCGAATGCACAACCGTGACGACGCCACTCTGACTCTGCGCAAGAAAGGCCCGGGTGTGGTCACCGCCGGTGATATCGCCTTGGATCATGATGTCGAGATCGTTAATCCGGATCATGTGATAGCGCACCTCACCAAAAACGGTGAACTAAATATGCGGTTGATGGTAGGCCGTGGCCGGGGTTATCAGCCAGTCAGCGCTCGTCGTGGCCCTGAAGATGACACAGCTAAGACCGGTCGACTCTATCTGGATGCCAGCTTTAGCCCTGTGCGCCGTGTCGCCTACCGCGTCGAGAGTGCTCGTGTGGAACAGCGCACCGACATGGATCGACTGATCATCGAGTTGGAAACCAATGGTACCGTCACTCCGGATGATGCCATTCGTGAGGCGGCCTCTGTGCTGCAAAGCCAATTGATGGCCTTTGTCGAATTACGTAGTGACGAAGTCGTGCCGCGTGAGACTCGTTCCATGGAAGTCGATCCCATCTTGGTGCGCCCCGTGGACGATCTGGAACTGACCGTGCGTTCAGCCAATTGTCTGAAGGCGGAAAATATTTACTACATCGGTGATCTGATTCAGCGCACCGAGGTTGAGTTGCTGAAGACGCCTAACTTGGGTAAAAAGTCGCTCACCGAAATCAAAGACGTGTTGGCCTCTCATGGTCTATCCATGGGGATGCGCCTAGAAAACTGGCCACCGCCGGGGCTCAAAGAGCACGACAAGAAAAACGTCGGCTAA
- a CDS encoding prenyltransferase, whose protein sequence is MTHSALKPMAAYDFLRAMRPFSFVVALSACGLGTLLAYQQGYGSITLALLIVLAGMLLQAAVNLINDHADLPLLQAELQRADSGSAALLTQAITAIHRNYRVGLIFLGIALLIGLGLVLHRGWPLLLLISIGLPGAYFYSAEPIHYKRRGLGVFMVFWLMGILLIGGSAMAMGAPLSLQVLLMSVPFSLFTALVLLGNEIRDYDKDRANELRTLTVRIGVPAARVFFALGLVGSYLMCLFLWRAELLPIFWPLILSLPFAITPLRAVVTRSVQAQALPQQTGRLFAVFALLYLVSCLPLL, encoded by the coding sequence ATGACTCACAGCGCTCTCAAACCCATGGCAGCCTATGACTTTTTGAGGGCGATGCGGCCGTTTTCCTTTGTGGTGGCCTTGTCGGCCTGTGGCCTGGGCACCTTGCTGGCTTATCAGCAGGGGTATGGTTCCATCACGCTTGCGCTGCTCATCGTCCTTGCCGGCATGCTACTGCAAGCTGCAGTCAATCTGATTAATGATCACGCCGACCTGCCCCTGCTTCAGGCGGAGCTGCAGCGCGCGGATTCTGGTTCAGCGGCCCTGTTGACCCAGGCCATCACGGCGATTCACCGAAACTATCGCGTCGGCTTGATCTTTTTGGGCATCGCCTTGTTGATTGGGCTGGGTCTGGTGTTACACCGCGGTTGGCCTTTGCTGCTATTGATCTCGATTGGTTTGCCGGGTGCCTATTTTTATTCCGCTGAGCCGATTCACTATAAGCGCCGAGGGCTCGGCGTGTTCATGGTGTTTTGGCTGATGGGGATCCTTCTGATAGGTGGTTCAGCGATGGCTATGGGCGCGCCTTTATCCCTGCAAGTGCTGCTGATGAGCGTCCCCTTTAGTCTGTTTACCGCCCTAGTCTTGCTGGGTAATGAGATTCGTGACTATGACAAAGACCGCGCAAACGAGTTGCGTACCTTGACCGTGCGCATTGGTGTGCCTGCGGCCCGCGTGTTTTTTGCATTGGGCCTGGTCGGCAGCTATCTGATGTGTCTTTTCTTGTGGCGAGCCGAACTCTTGCCGATATTCTGGCCGCTCATATTATCGCTGCCTTTTGCCATTACCCCGCTGCGTGCCGTTGTTACACGCTCGGTTCAGGCCCAGGCGTTACCCCAGCAAACCGGTCGATTGTTCGCCGTATTTGCGTTGCTATATCTAGTGAGTTGTTTACCGCTGCTCTAG
- the hemG gene encoding protoporphyrinogen oxidase, which translates to MRVAIIGAGISGLSTAFYLQRSRSDAQIHIYEANAHAGGTLHTRDLDGFLFEEGGNGFLSNKPDMLKLVEDCQGLHLLMRSEDASRKRFIYTDAMHAFPDSPPKFLKSKLLTLPQKLRVAGEFFIPAKKDDVDETLQAFGYRRLGQAFTDVFLDAMTAGIYGTTADRVSVQAAFPLVTQLERDHGGLFKGMLARRKKSAGPGGVLMSFKGGMSRIIEHLQGQIEATWHLGTSVESITREGAQYVVRTPDSSVNFDQVITAVPAYCAAPMFQELDPQLSEQLAALSYSPIAVVGFGWKQLDHDLDGFGLLTTATAPLPFLGVLWDSSIFPDRAPPGMKSVRIMLGGQRSPEKLELSDEALIAESRRGLAEALGITQEPDATMIKCWPKGLPGYPVGHIKAVDQIMDRAEQYRGLHITGNAFRGIAMNDCVRNGRATGEKAAFFGRVN; encoded by the coding sequence ATGCGCGTAGCCATCATTGGCGCTGGTATCAGCGGACTGAGCACGGCTTTTTACCTGCAACGCTCCCGCAGCGATGCGCAGATACATATCTATGAGGCCAATGCGCATGCCGGTGGCACATTGCATACCCGCGATCTGGATGGCTTTTTATTCGAGGAAGGTGGCAATGGCTTTTTGAGCAACAAGCCGGACATGTTGAAACTGGTGGAAGATTGCCAAGGATTGCATTTATTGATGCGCAGCGAAGATGCCTCGCGCAAGCGCTTTATTTATACCGATGCCATGCATGCTTTCCCAGACAGCCCACCCAAATTCCTGAAATCCAAATTGCTGACTCTGCCGCAAAAGCTTCGTGTCGCTGGCGAGTTTTTTATCCCTGCGAAAAAAGACGATGTGGATGAAACCCTGCAGGCCTTTGGCTATCGCCGCTTGGGGCAAGCGTTTACAGATGTTTTTTTAGATGCCATGACGGCGGGCATTTATGGCACGACAGCAGATCGGGTCTCAGTGCAGGCTGCTTTCCCGCTGGTCACTCAACTAGAGCGCGATCATGGTGGTTTATTCAAGGGCATGCTGGCCCGCCGCAAGAAAAGTGCGGGACCCGGCGGTGTTCTGATGAGCTTCAAAGGCGGCATGAGTCGCATCATCGAGCACTTGCAGGGCCAAATTGAAGCCACATGGCACCTTGGCACCAGCGTCGAGTCCATCACTCGCGAAGGCGCGCAATATGTGGTGCGCACTCCAGATAGCAGTGTGAACTTTGATCAGGTGATTACGGCTGTACCAGCCTATTGTGCAGCGCCCATGTTCCAAGAACTCGACCCCCAGTTGTCTGAGCAGTTGGCTGCTTTATCCTACTCTCCCATTGCGGTGGTGGGTTTTGGCTGGAAACAACTGGATCATGATTTGGATGGCTTTGGCCTTCTGACGACAGCCACAGCACCGCTACCGTTTTTGGGTGTATTGTGGGACAGCAGCATCTTTCCCGACCGAGCGCCGCCAGGAATGAAAAGTGTGCGCATTATGCTCGGTGGACAGCGCTCACCAGAGAAACTCGAATTGAGTGATGAGGCGTTGATTGCCGAATCACGACGCGGCTTGGCGGAAGCATTGGGCATCACTCAGGAACCCGATGCGACCATGATTAAATGCTGGCCCAAAGGCCTGCCCGGATACCCGGTTGGGCATATCAAAGCGGTCGATCAGATCATGGATCGCGCTGAGCAATATCGTGGCCTTCATATTACCGGCAATGCCTTTCGCGGCATCGCCATGAATGATTGCGTGCGTAACGGCCGAGCCACGGGCGAAAAAGCGGCTTTTTTTGGTCGGGTGAACTAG
- a CDS encoding SRPBCC family protein, protein MPSIEHDMLFPAAPEEVFALLRRVDEFPRYADAVESVTALDEVTYRWKVKTNGMSFSWDVAIVEEEAPTKLSWASRSGIPNTGRYRLFAVPGGTRVRLVIEYHLPSKLLDKTVGRVAKPIISHISGQAFERVRRALIQDKQKQEQTTCA, encoded by the coding sequence GTGCCTTCCATCGAACACGATATGTTGTTTCCAGCCGCACCTGAGGAAGTATTTGCCTTGCTGCGCCGTGTGGATGAGTTTCCGCGCTATGCCGATGCGGTGGAATCAGTGACTGCCCTGGATGAGGTCACTTATCGCTGGAAAGTAAAAACCAATGGCATGAGTTTCAGCTGGGACGTAGCCATTGTCGAGGAAGAAGCCCCCACCAAACTCAGTTGGGCCTCACGAAGCGGCATTCCCAATACGGGGCGCTATCGCTTGTTCGCCGTGCCCGGAGGCACACGAGTACGCCTCGTTATCGAGTATCACCTACCGAGTAAATTACTGGATAAAACCGTGGGCCGCGTGGCTAAGCCGATTATTTCGCATATCAGTGGCCAAGCATTTGAACGCGTCAGACGCGCTCTGATTCAGGATAAACAAAAGCAGGAGCAGACTACATGCGCGTAG